The following nucleotide sequence is from ANME-2 cluster archaeon.
CAGGTTAAATCAAGCTGTTTATTTTCCCGGCCACATCCACAGGACTATCAGCCACCGCCACCCCCGCACTCTCCAGCGCCTCGATCTTCTCCTTCGCAGTCCCGCCGCCCCCGCTGATAATGGCACCGGCATGGCCCATGGTCTTGCCGGGCGGGGCGCTCACACCCACTACATAACCCACAACGGGCTTGTCCACATGTTCCCTGATGTATTCAGCAGCCTCCTGCTCGGCCGTACCCCCTATCTCACCGATCATCACAATTTCCGAAGTTCCAGGGTCATTCTCGAACATCTCAAGTGCATCAATGAACGAGGTGCCGATAAGCGGGTCGCCGCCGATACCCACACAGTTGGACTGGCCTATGCCCTGCCTGCTTAACGCATCCACCACTTCATAGGTAAGTGTGCCGCTACGGGATACCACACCCACATTACCTTTTAAAAAGATAGAATCCGGCATGATACCCACCCTTGCCTCGCCCGGTGTGGTGATGCCGGGACAGTTGGGGCCTACCAGCCTAACATCCGAGTCTTCAATGCTCCTGAACACCCGTACCATGTCCTTAACAGGTATCCCTTCAGTAATGCACACGACCAGCGATACACCGGAATCCACAGCCTCCAGGATGGCACATGCTGCATGGGGCGGAGGTACGAAAATAATAGATGCATTTGCATCTGTAGTGTCCACTGCTTCTGGCATGGAATCAAATACGCTCACCCCTTCCACCACCCGGCCGCCCTTGCCCGGTGTAACACCTGCTACAACCTTTGTGCCATATTGCAGCATAAACCTGGTCTCAAGAGTACCTACATTACCTGTAATACCCTGCACAACAAGCCGGGTGTCCCGGTCCACCAGTAAGCTCATGAAACCAACCCCACAGCAATACCAGCCGCTTCTGCCGTACTTTGGGCAACAGACACCTTTGCATCTTTTAATATCTCCCAGCCCTTTTCCTGGTTCGTCCCTGTCAACCTGACGACTACCGGAATATCCAGTCCCTGCAAGGTATCATGGATGCCCTCAGCGATCTCGTCGCACAGGGTCAGGCC
It contains:
- the sucD gene encoding succinate--CoA ligase subunit alpha → MSLLVDRDTRLVVQGITGNVGTLETRFMLQYGTKVVAGVTPGKGGRVVEGVSVFDSMPEAVDTTDANASIIFVPPPHAACAILEAVDSGVSLVVCITEGIPVKDMVRVFRSIEDSDVRLVGPNCPGITTPGEARVGIMPDSIFLKGNVGVVSRSGTLTYEVVDALSRQGIGQSNCVGIGGDPLIGTSFIDALEMFENDPGTSEIVMIGEIGGTAEQEAAEYIREHVDKPVVGYVVGVSAPPGKTMGHAGAIISGGGGTAKEKIEALESAGVAVADSPVDVAGKINSLI